Genomic window (Roseimicrobium gellanilyticum):
CAAGTTCTTCTTCGAACACGGTGAAGCCGAAGCCGGCCACCGCATCAGCACGGACGGCAACCAGATGCTGACCCTCGGCCTTCTGGCCGCCGGGGTGCGCTATGGTGCAGCCTATCCCATCACACCATGGTCCACCATCATGGAGACGCTGCGCACGGAACTGCCGAAGTATGGCGGCATCTATGTGCAGGCGGAAGATGAGCTCGCCGCCGTGAGCCTCACGATCGGCGCCGCCTTCGCGGGACACCTTGCCGTCACGGGCAGCTCTGGCCCCGGCCTCTCCCTGAAGATGGAAGCGCTCAGCTATGCGAGCATGGCGGAACTGCCGCTCATCGTGATCAACGTGCAGCGCGGCGGCCCCTCCACCGGTTTGCCCACCAGCGTGGAGCAGAGCGACCTCATGCAGGCCATCTACGGCAGCCATGGCGATTGCCCGCGCATCGTGCTCGCCCCGCAGGATGTGGAGGACTGCTTCTACATCGCGCTCGAAGCCGGGAAGCTGGCCCGCAAGTACTCCTGCCCCGTCATCATTCTCAGCGACCAGGCCCTGAGCAGCCGCATCGAGGCCTTCCATGAGCCGGATGTGGACATGCACTGGGTGGAGCCCGGACTGAATCTCACGCCCAAGGACGCTGACTTCAAACCGTACCCGCTGGAGCGCAACACGCACCACGCGGCCCCCGGCACGAAGATGCTCGGCGGCAAGTATCCCGTGGTCACCGGCCTGGAGCATGACGAGTGGGGCCACCCCAGCGGCAGCCCGAAGATGCACAGCGCCATGACCAACAAGCGCCGCCGCAAGCTGCTCGATGCCGCCGCCGAAATCCACGCGCCCAAGGTGCATGGGGATCAGGAAGGCGATGTGCTCCTTGTCGGCTGGGGCAGCACTTATGGTCCCATCCGCGAGAGCACCGACCGCCTCCGCGCGGAAGGCTACAAGGCAGGTCACCTGCACCTGCGCCACATCCACCCGCTTCCCGATGGCATCCAGCCGGTGCTGAACCACTACAAGCACATCATCGTGGTGGAGATGAATGACTACGGCGCCTACGGCTACGGTCAGCTCGCCATGCTGCTGCGCGCCCGCTTCTGCAATCCGGCCATCCGCTCGGTGTGCAAGACGGACGGCCTCGCCTTCCGCATCAAGGACATCGTCACCGGGGTGGAAAAGCACCTCGCCGGCGGGGCTTAATCTCCCGCTGTCCTGTTCTGTTACCGTCATTTCCTTTTCGCCCGCTCCACCCTTTCCTCACCTGCCATGTCTACCGAGTCCAACGTGCTCACCGCCGCTTCTGCAGACGCCGCCGCCCCAGCCCCTGCTGCTCCCGCACCCGCCGCACCGGTTGCGGATAAGCTGACGAAGAAAGCGCTCACTGCCGACCATCCCACCTGGTGCCCCGGCTGCGGCGACTTCGCCGTGCTGAACATCTTCTACCGCGTGCTGGAGAAGCTCCAGTACCCGCATGAGAACATCGTGTGCGTCGCGGGCATCGGCTGCTCCAGCCGTTTCCCGTACTTCATGAACACACACGGCATTCACTTCATCCATGGTCGCGCCCTGCCGCTGGCCACGGGCGTGAGCCTGAGCCGTCCGGATCTGCATGTGTTCGTCTTCGGTGGTGACGGCGATGGCTTCTCCATCGGCGGCAACCACCTGAACCACGCCGCGCGCAAGAACGTGAAGTTGACCTACATCATCATGGACAACTTCGTGTACGGCCTCACGAAGAAGCAGACGAGCCCCACCTCGCCCATCGGCTTCAAGTCGAAGACGGACCCGACCGGCGCCATCGACCGCCCCATCAATCCCATGCGTCAGCTTCTGGCCAGCGGCGCGACCTTCATCGCCCGCACCCATGCCGCGCAGGTGAAGCACATGGAAGCCATGTTCGAGCGCGCCATCAAGCACGACGGCTTCAGCGTCGTCGAGTGCCTGAGCGAGTGCGTGATGTTCTACGCCAGCGCCTTCGACGACTCCACTCCGCGCAAGGGTGGCGTCTTCGAAACCATCGATGAAGCGCAGCATGACGTCACCGACGAAACGGCCGCCTTTAAGATGGCCGAGAATCTCACCCCCGGAAAATTCGGCGTGTATTACCAGGTGAATCGCCCCACGAAGAATGCCCTTGAGCAGAAGTGGATCGATGACACCCAGTCCAAGATGAACGGCATGACTCCCAAAGACGTGCTGAAGAAGCGCCTGGAGACGATGCGGTAGGCGCTAGCATGTATACTATGGCGGGCGCTCCCAAAGCGCTCGCCATTTTTTATTTATGTACCGCGTCGTTTTGGACAATGTGGAGATTGGATGGACTTTGCTGGAGCAAGCAGAGCCATCCATGGGCGTTGTAGGAGGGAAGATTTTCTTTCAAGGAGAAGTCTCGCTCTACGAACTCTTTCTTGAGCACTGCCGGTCTCATAACGTGACCATCAACGACCTGGATGCCAATCTTGAATACATCGACACCCAATGCATTCCAGAATTGCGGATATACAGCCAAGACGGTAGCGAAATTGAAGGTTTAGGCTCTCACATCAACGGGATGAAAGATGGAGGATACGATGTCACCATCCTTGGGATCCCTTACCCATTCTATGACGAGGAGTTTCCCCACCACGTGGCCGAGTACCACGCGCGATTTAGAAGCACGGATTGAACAGCCTTGGGACTCCTTGACCCCGCGTCCAAGTCCCCCAAAGGTGCCTGATGCAAATCCACCCCATTGATCTCCACTTCCAAGGCCAGACCGAAATCATCGCGGCCTACTTGATTGAGACGGGCAAGGATCTCGCGCTCATCGAAACCGGACCGGGCTCCACCTTGCCCACGCTGCTGGAAGGGATCCGTACTCTCGGCTACTCTCCCGAAGCGGTGAAGCACGTCTTCGTCACCCATATCCATCTCGACCACTCGGGCGCTGCAGGCTGGTGGGCTCAGCAGGGTGCGACGGTGTATGCGCACCCCAGAGCCGTGCCACATTTGGTGGATCCGTCCAAACTTATCGAGAGTGCCCAGCGAATCTACCAAGACCGCATGCAGACCCTCTGGGGTGATATCCTCCCCGCACCCGCCGAGCGTGTCGTGACGCTGAAAGACGGAGACGCCGTGAAGCTCGGCAAGACCGTCATCACCGCCATCGACACCCCCGGTCATGCCCGGCATCACCACGCCTATGCCATCGGCGATGTGTGTTTCACCGGCGATGTCGCCGGCATGAAGCTGCCACACAGCAGCTACGTCAGCGTGACCGCCGCACCTCCGCAGTTCGACCCCGTGGCCTACGGTGACTCCCTCCAGCGCCTGCACGCGGCGAACTTTTCCAAACTGTACCTCACCCACTTCGGCGAGGTCACGGACGTGGCCGGGCATCTCTCCCGCTATGCCTCGCGTGTGGAGCAGTGCTACGAGTGCATTTCCGACCTGCTCGCCCAGGGCCTCAAAGGCGAGGCCCTCCGCGAAGCTTACGGCGCGGCCGAGCGTGCCATCGCCACCCAAGTCGGAGTCAGCGACGCCGACTGGGCCAAATACGAGGGCGCCAACAACACCGCCATGTGCGCGGATGGCATTGCACTTTTCTGTGAGAAATCCCCTCGATAGAAGCCCCTCCCTCCAGTTTGGCCGCGGAGGAACCTCTTTGCGTTTTTTGCGTTCTTTTGCGGCCATTCCTTCCGGATTACCCGGTATCCACCCCTCCCTGACCGCGAAGGGACTCGCGGACTACGTTGGCTTCGCCAGCGGTTGACTCCCAGCCCCCCCCACCCCATCTTGCCGACCCTCTGCCGGGTGCCATGAACATTCTCGACGACCTCAAATTCCGCGGCCTCATCGCTGATTACACCGGCGTGCCCGAGTCGCGCACGGATATCCTGCCCCTTCCCGAGCGTCTGGCTGCCAAGCCCATCACCCTGTACTGCGGCTTTGACCCCACGGCAGACTCCCTGCATGTGGGCCACATCGTGCCCCTGCTGGCACTGCGCCGCTTCCAGAAGGCAGGGCACCACCCCATTGCCGTGGCAGGTGGGGCGACCGGCTCCATCG
Coding sequences:
- a CDS encoding MBL fold metallo-hydrolase — encoded protein: MQIHPIDLHFQGQTEIIAAYLIETGKDLALIETGPGSTLPTLLEGIRTLGYSPEAVKHVFVTHIHLDHSGAAGWWAQQGATVYAHPRAVPHLVDPSKLIESAQRIYQDRMQTLWGDILPAPAERVVTLKDGDAVKLGKTVITAIDTPGHARHHHAYAIGDVCFTGDVAGMKLPHSSYVSVTAAPPQFDPVAYGDSLQRLHAANFSKLYLTHFGEVTDVAGHLSRYASRVEQCYECISDLLAQGLKGEALREAYGAAERAIATQVGVSDADWAKYEGANNTAMCADGIALFCEKSPR
- a CDS encoding thiamine pyrophosphate-dependent enzyme, with translation MSTESNVLTAASADAAAPAPAAPAPAAPVADKLTKKALTADHPTWCPGCGDFAVLNIFYRVLEKLQYPHENIVCVAGIGCSSRFPYFMNTHGIHFIHGRALPLATGVSLSRPDLHVFVFGGDGDGFSIGGNHLNHAARKNVKLTYIIMDNFVYGLTKKQTSPTSPIGFKSKTDPTGAIDRPINPMRQLLASGATFIARTHAAQVKHMEAMFERAIKHDGFSVVECLSECVMFYASAFDDSTPRKGGVFETIDEAQHDVTDETAAFKMAENLTPGKFGVYYQVNRPTKNALEQKWIDDTQSKMNGMTPKDVLKKRLETMR
- a CDS encoding 2-oxoacid:acceptor oxidoreductase subunit alpha, whose translation is MSSTTIESAGSSTPSRTLRNAVIRFAGNSQDGIQSIGGFLARLAGRTAQEVMTYMTIPSTISGGPSIFQVHIGSGQVLTSGDEADVLVAFYQHSYDGHISSLRDGGICLYDSTPTSMERDAVVNLKHERGIKHIGIPFTSATVEAVGGSPRDRGKNMFVMGLICAVFNLDREKLVGIIARQFGKKDEQVLRNAMLAFDAGYAYQVGDLDKFFFEHGEAEAGHRISTDGNQMLTLGLLAAGVRYGAAYPITPWSTIMETLRTELPKYGGIYVQAEDELAAVSLTIGAAFAGHLAVTGSSGPGLSLKMEALSYASMAELPLIVINVQRGGPSTGLPTSVEQSDLMQAIYGSHGDCPRIVLAPQDVEDCFYIALEAGKLARKYSCPVIILSDQALSSRIEAFHEPDVDMHWVEPGLNLTPKDADFKPYPLERNTHHAAPGTKMLGGKYPVVTGLEHDEWGHPSGSPKMHSAMTNKRRRKLLDAAAEIHAPKVHGDQEGDVLLVGWGSTYGPIRESTDRLRAEGYKAGHLHLRHIHPLPDGIQPVLNHYKHIIVVEMNDYGAYGYGQLAMLLRARFCNPAIRSVCKTDGLAFRIKDIVTGVEKHLAGGA